One genomic segment of Profundibacter amoris includes these proteins:
- a CDS encoding class I SAM-dependent methyltransferase, with product MTDPTTIAVYDAKFADYVALEDSKWRDPSLDRFAEMLPEGAHVLDLGCGPGKTAAFLQKAGFTVEATDASAAMVKVAAEKYGIPVRHATFDDIGGQDKYDGIWANFSLLHAPKSRMPSHLTALHKALKPDGVFHIGMKSGSGERRDRLDRFYAYYSQTELEDLLTDAGFHTLNATFGNGTGLDGSRSDWIIITAHA from the coding sequence ATGACCGACCCAACCACCATCGCCGTCTATGACGCGAAATTCGCCGATTATGTCGCGCTTGAAGACAGCAAATGGCGTGATCCTTCGCTGGACCGGTTCGCCGAAATGCTACCCGAAGGCGCTCATGTGCTGGATCTGGGCTGTGGTCCCGGCAAGACGGCCGCATTTTTGCAAAAGGCGGGGTTTACTGTGGAAGCCACCGATGCTTCGGCCGCTATGGTGAAGGTGGCGGCGGAAAAATACGGCATTCCCGTGCGGCATGCCACCTTTGACGACATCGGCGGGCAGGACAAATACGACGGCATCTGGGCCAACTTCAGCCTGCTGCACGCGCCCAAATCCAGAATGCCCAGCCATCTGACGGCCCTGCACAAGGCGCTGAAACCGGATGGCGTGTTTCATATCGGCATGAAATCGGGCAGCGGCGAACGCCGTGACCGGCTGGACCGTTTCTATGCCTATTACAGCCAAACCGAACTGGAAGACCTGCTGACAGATGCCGGTTTCCACACTCTTAACGCCACTTTTGGCAACGGCACCGGCCTTGACGGCAGCCGCTCTGACTGGATCATCATAACCGCCCATGCCTGA
- the rnhA gene encoding ribonuclease HI: protein MPDLYAYTDGACSGNPGPGGWGALLIARDGDKVLKERELCGGEADTTNNRMELLAAIHVLETLERPSALTIITDSAYVKNGVTSWIHGWKRNGWCTSNKKPVKNVELWQRIDEAQARHDVTWEWVKGHAGHPENERADELARRGMEPFKP, encoded by the coding sequence ATGCCTGACCTATATGCCTATACCGACGGAGCCTGCTCCGGCAATCCCGGCCCCGGAGGCTGGGGCGCACTGCTGATCGCCCGCGATGGCGACAAGGTGCTGAAGGAACGCGAGCTGTGCGGCGGCGAGGCCGACACCACCAACAACCGCATGGAACTGCTGGCGGCGATTCACGTTTTGGAAACACTGGAACGGCCCTCGGCCCTGACCATCATCACCGACAGCGCCTATGTGAAAAACGGGGTGACATCGTGGATCCACGGCTGGAAGCGTAACGGCTGGTGCACCTCGAACAAAAAGCCGGTGAAAAATGTCGAACTGTGGCAACGCATCGACGAGGCGCAAGCGCGCCATGATGTGACATGGGAATGGGTCAAGGGCCACGCGGGGCATCCGGAAAACGAACGGGCGGATGAACTGGCCCGTCGCGGGATGGAACCGTTCAAACCTTAA
- a CDS encoding RelA/SpoT family protein, with product MPDKITVDDLIALVRSYNPKTNETLIREAFAYGQAMHEGQFRHSGEPYFTHPVAVAAILTQQRLDDATIITALLHDTIEDTKSTYTEVEEKFGKEIAELVDGVTKLTNLQLSSTQTKQAENFRKLFMAMSKDLRVILVKLADRLHNMRTIKSMRPDKQVQKARETMDIFAPLAGRMGMQWMREELEDLAFSVLNPEARNSIMRRFITLQKESGDVIKKITDDIRIELDKVGIKAEVLGRAKKPYSIWRKMEEKGQGFSRLSDIYGFRVITNTECDCYRVLGAIHQRWRAVPGRFKDYISQPKSNGYRSIHTTVSGRDGKRVEVQIRTQQMHDVAESGVAAHWSYRDGVRSENPFAVDPAKWVAGLTERLDASEDHDEFLEHVKLEMYSDQVFCFTPKGEVVKLPRGATPLDFAYAIHTRIGDSCVGARVDGIRVPLWTRLKNGQSVEIMTAEGQRPQATWIDIAVTGRAKSAIRRSLRSEDRERFIKLGRELARVAFEHVGKKATDKALATAAKRMGLVDTDELLALLGSAEMNAREVVEGLYPELATHTGDEVELTRAVVGLEQDQTFERASCCQPVPGERIVGISYRGKGVVVHAIDCPVLSEFEDQNDRWVDLHWHSGKHPAGHTVSFMMTISNDAGVLGRICTLIGEQKANIADLVFMDRKPDFYRILIDVDLRDVEHLHTVMTALEADSDVAALERYRDPARKP from the coding sequence ATGCCGGACAAGATCACAGTAGACGATCTGATCGCGCTTGTTCGCAGCTATAACCCTAAGACAAACGAAACGCTAATCCGCGAGGCATTTGCCTATGGGCAAGCGATGCACGAAGGGCAGTTTCGCCATTCCGGCGAGCCGTATTTCACCCATCCGGTGGCTGTCGCGGCCATTCTGACCCAGCAGCGGCTGGATGACGCAACGATCATCACCGCCCTGTTGCATGACACCATCGAAGACACCAAATCCACCTATACCGAGGTGGAGGAAAAATTCGGCAAGGAGATTGCCGAACTGGTTGACGGTGTGACCAAGCTGACAAATCTGCAACTGTCCTCGACCCAGACCAAACAGGCGGAAAATTTCCGCAAGCTGTTCATGGCGATGTCCAAGGATTTGCGCGTCATTCTGGTGAAACTGGCCGACCGCCTGCACAATATGCGCACGATCAAATCCATGCGCCCCGACAAGCAGGTGCAAAAGGCCCGCGAGACGATGGACATCTTCGCGCCGCTGGCCGGTCGCATGGGGATGCAGTGGATGCGCGAAGAGCTGGAGGATCTGGCTTTTTCGGTGCTGAACCCCGAGGCCCGCAATTCCATTATGCGCCGCTTCATCACGCTGCAAAAAGAAAGCGGCGATGTGATCAAGAAGATCACCGACGATATCCGCATCGAGCTGGACAAGGTCGGGATCAAGGCCGAGGTTCTGGGCCGCGCCAAGAAGCCCTATTCGATCTGGCGCAAGATGGAAGAAAAGGGGCAGGGGTTTTCCCGCTTGTCCGACATCTACGGCTTTCGTGTGATTACCAACACCGAATGCGATTGTTACCGTGTGCTGGGCGCCATCCATCAGCGGTGGCGCGCGGTGCCCGGGCGGTTCAAGGATTACATCAGCCAGCCAAAATCGAATGGCTACCGGTCAATCCACACGACGGTTTCGGGCCGTGACGGCAAGCGGGTCGAGGTGCAGATCAGAACCCAGCAAATGCACGATGTAGCGGAATCCGGTGTGGCGGCGCATTGGTCCTATCGCGATGGTGTGCGGTCGGAAAACCCCTTTGCGGTGGATCCGGCGAAATGGGTGGCGGGGCTGACCGAACGGTTGGATGCCTCGGAAGATCACGACGAATTTCTGGAGCATGTAAAGCTTGAGATGTATTCGGATCAGGTGTTTTGTTTCACCCCCAAAGGCGAGGTTGTGAAACTTCCGCGCGGGGCGACGCCGCTGGATTTTGCCTATGCGATCCACACGCGGATTGGTGATTCTTGCGTTGGGGCGCGGGTGGATGGAATTCGTGTGCCGCTGTGGACGCGGCTAAAGAACGGCCAATCGGTTGAAATCATGACAGCCGAAGGTCAGCGTCCGCAGGCAACGTGGATCGATATTGCCGTGACGGGGCGGGCAAAATCCGCGATCCGTCGGTCGTTGCGTTCCGAGGACCGCGAGCGGTTTATCAAATTGGGCCGTGAACTGGCCCGCGTGGCGTTTGAACATGTCGGCAAGAAAGCGACCGACAAGGCACTTGCCACCGCGGCAAAACGTATGGGGCTGGTAGATACCGACGAATTGCTTGCCCTGCTGGGCAGCGCCGAAATGAATGCCCGCGAAGTGGTCGAAGGGTTGTATCCCGAACTGGCCACCCACACCGGTGACGAAGTGGAACTGACCCGCGCGGTTGTCGGGTTGGAGCAGGACCAGACATTCGAGCGCGCATCCTGTTGCCAGCCGGTTCCCGGTGAACGGATCGTCGGCATCAGTTACCGTGGCAAAGGTGTGGTGGTTCACGCCATCGACTGCCCTGTCCTGTCGGAATTCGAGGACCAGAATGACCGTTGGGTCGATCTGCACTGGCACAGCGGCAAACACCCTGCAGGTCATACCGTCAGCTTTATGATGACCATTTCAAACGACGCTGGCGTGCTGGGACGAATTTGCACATTGATCGGCGAGCAAAAGGCCAATATTGCGGATTTGGTATTTATGGACCGGAAACCGGATTTTTACCGAATTCTGATTGATGTGGACTTGAGAGATGTCGAGCATCTGCATACGGTAATGACTGCACTGGAAGCAGACAGCGATGTCGCTGCGTTGGAACGGTATCGGGATCCAGCCCGCAAGCCCTGA
- the fmt gene encoding methionyl-tRNA formyltransferase — protein MKVVFMGTPDFSVPVLEALVEAGHEVLCVYCQPPRPAGRGKKDRPSPVQAKAEELGLPVRFPKSLKGEAEKAEFAALEPDIAVVVAYGLILPQAVLDAPAKGCLNIHASLLPRWRGAAPIHRAIMAGDKETGVCIMQMEAGLDTGPVLLRKALSIGAEETTAELHDRLSTLGAAAIVEALANLDELEPVPQPEEGVTYAKKIDKSEARVDWSKTAVEVDRLIRGLSPFPGAWCEVEGERLKLLRSRVVEGKGAAGQVLGGLRIACGDGAVEVLQAQRQGKRPMEAEELLRGFALPKQLS, from the coding sequence ATGAAGGTTGTATTCATGGGCACACCGGATTTTTCGGTGCCGGTTCTGGAAGCATTGGTCGAGGCAGGGCACGAGGTGCTTTGCGTATACTGTCAGCCGCCACGTCCGGCGGGGCGCGGTAAAAAGGACCGCCCCAGTCCGGTGCAGGCGAAGGCCGAGGAACTGGGCCTGCCCGTGCGCTTTCCCAAATCGCTGAAAGGCGAGGCCGAAAAGGCGGAATTCGCTGCGTTAGAGCCTGATATTGCCGTGGTCGTGGCCTATGGTCTGATCCTGCCGCAAGCGGTGCTGGACGCCCCCGCAAAGGGCTGTCTGAACATCCACGCGTCCCTGTTGCCGCGCTGGCGCGGGGCGGCGCCGATCCATCGGGCGATCATGGCAGGGGACAAGGAAACCGGCGTTTGCATCATGCAGATGGAGGCCGGACTGGACACAGGACCGGTGTTGCTGCGCAAGGCGCTGTCGATTGGGGCAGAAGAAACCACAGCGGAATTGCACGACCGGTTGTCGACGCTGGGTGCTGCGGCAATTGTCGAAGCCTTGGCGAATCTGGACGAGTTAGAGCCTGTTCCACAGCCCGAAGAGGGCGTGACCTATGCCAAGAAGATCGACAAATCCGAGGCGCGGGTGGATTGGTCAAAAACGGCGGTCGAAGTGGACCGGCTGATCCGCGGGCTATCGCCCTTTCCCGGTGCGTGGTGCGAAGTAGAAGGCGAGCGCCTGAAACTGCTGCGCAGCCGTGTGGTCGAAGGCAAGGGTGCAGCCGGTCAGGTGCTGGGTGGTTTGCGGATTGCCTGTGGCGACGGCGCGGTCGAGGTTTTGCAGGCCCAGAGGCAGGGAAAACGGCCAATGGAGGCCGAAGAATTGCTGCGCGGGTTCGCGTTACCAAAGCAGTTAAGCTAG
- the ispH gene encoding 4-hydroxy-3-methylbut-2-enyl diphosphate reductase, translated as MTKPPLTLYLAAPRGFCAGVVRAIKIVEQAIDKWGAPVYVRHEIVHNKFVVDGLREKGAVFVEELDECPDDRPVIFSAHGVPKSVPNAAQTRNMTYVDATCPLVSKVHIEAERHNENGLQMVMIGHEGHPETVGTMGQLPAGEVLLVETAGDVANLDVRDQNKLAYITQTTLSIDDTAEIVAALKDRFPAIIGPHKEDICYATTNRQEAVKEIAAKSDAILVIGAPNSSNTRRLVEVGAAAGCEYSQLVQRAKDIDWRALEGITSLGLAAGASAPEVLVDEVIDAFRARYDVTVELVETAKEHVEFKVPRILREAV; from the coding sequence ATGACAAAACCACCGCTAACCCTTTACCTTGCCGCCCCGCGCGGTTTTTGCGCCGGCGTTGTGCGCGCCATCAAGATTGTCGAACAGGCAATCGACAAATGGGGCGCACCCGTCTATGTGCGCCACGAAATCGTGCATAACAAATTCGTGGTGGATGGCTTGCGCGAAAAGGGCGCGGTGTTTGTCGAGGAACTGGATGAATGCCCCGATGACCGTCCGGTGATCTTTTCCGCCCACGGAGTGCCAAAATCAGTCCCTAACGCGGCACAAACGCGCAATATGACCTATGTCGATGCCACCTGCCCGCTGGTCTCCAAGGTGCATATCGAGGCCGAGCGACACAATGAAAACGGTCTGCAAATGGTGATGATCGGTCACGAGGGCCACCCCGAAACCGTGGGCACAATGGGCCAGTTACCCGCGGGCGAGGTTCTGTTGGTCGAAACCGCCGGGGATGTCGCCAATCTGGATGTACGCGACCAAAACAAGCTGGCCTATATCACCCAAACCACCCTTTCCATTGACGACACCGCCGAAATCGTCGCGGCACTAAAGGATCGCTTCCCCGCCATCATCGGCCCGCACAAAGAAGACATCTGTTACGCCACCACCAACCGCCAAGAGGCGGTCAAGGAAATCGCCGCCAAATCCGACGCCATCCTTGTAATCGGCGCGCCGAATTCGTCCAACACCCGCCGTCTGGTCGAAGTGGGCGCGGCGGCTGGTTGCGAGTATTCACAACTGGTGCAACGGGCAAAGGACATCGACTGGCGTGCGCTTGAGGGTATCACATCTCTGGGCCTTGCCGCCGGTGCCTCGGCCCCCGAAGTGCTGGTGGACGAGGTGATCGACGCCTTTCGCGCCCGCTATGACGTGACCGTCGAACTGGTGGAAACCGCCAAGGAACACGTCGAATTCAAAGTACCGCGCATCCTGCGTGAAGCAGTATGA
- the rpoZ gene encoding DNA-directed RNA polymerase subunit omega, which produces MARVTVEDCVDKVPNRFDLVMLAAHRAREIAAGAELTVDRDNDKNPVVALREIAEETQSVEDLRERMIESQQTQIEVDEPEEDAMALLMGAEADKPAEDDMSEEKLLRALMEAQGRP; this is translated from the coding sequence ATGGCCCGCGTTACGGTTGAAGATTGCGTTGATAAGGTACCAAACCGGTTTGATCTGGTTATGCTTGCCGCCCATCGTGCACGTGAAATCGCGGCGGGTGCTGAACTGACCGTGGATCGCGACAACGACAAGAACCCCGTTGTGGCCCTGCGCGAAATTGCCGAGGAAACCCAATCGGTCGAGGATCTGCGCGAGCGGATGATCGAAAGCCAGCAAACCCAGATCGAGGTGGACGAACCGGAAGAAGATGCCATGGCACTTCTGATGGGCGCCGAGGCAGACAAGCCGGCAGAAGACGATATGTCGGAAGAAAAACTGCTGCGGGCATTGATGGAAGCACAGGGGCGGCCATAA
- the def gene encoding peptide deformylase — protein MIRPFVPYPDKRLKTVCEPVEAVTDEVRGIWADMVETMDAMPGVGLAAPQIGVMLRLAVVDCSEERGQAVLLANPEVLHASAKLREHEEASPNLPGVSAVIKRPRAVTVRFLNAAGDVEEKDFVGLWATSVQHQIDHLNGRMYFDNLSKVKRDMLLRKARKGVR, from the coding sequence ATGATCCGCCCCTTTGTGCCCTACCCGGACAAACGGCTGAAAACGGTCTGCGAACCGGTCGAGGCCGTGACCGACGAGGTGCGCGGCATCTGGGCGGATATGGTCGAAACCATGGACGCGATGCCCGGCGTGGGCCTTGCCGCGCCGCAGATCGGCGTGATGTTGCGCCTTGCGGTGGTCGATTGTTCCGAGGAACGCGGACAGGCGGTTTTGCTGGCCAATCCCGAGGTGCTGCATGCCTCGGCCAAACTGCGCGAACACGAGGAGGCAAGCCCGAACCTGCCCGGTGTGTCCGCCGTGATCAAACGGCCCCGCGCGGTGACGGTGCGGTTTCTGAATGCGGCGGGCGATGTCGAGGAAAAGGATTTCGTCGGGCTGTGGGCGACATCGGTCCAGCACCAGATTGATCACCTGAACGGGCGGATGTATTTTGACAACCTGTCCAAGGTGAAACGCGATATGTTGCTGCGCAAGGCGCGGAAAGGGGTGCGATGA
- a CDS encoding LabA-like NYN domain-containing protein, with protein MFYRDERLALFIDGSNLYAAAKALGFDIDYKLLRQEFMRRGKMLRAFYYTALLENDEYSPIRPLVDWLHYNGFTMVTKPAKEYTDSMGRRKVKGNMDIELAVNAMELAPHVDHMVIFSGDGDFRPLVESLQRQGVRVSVVSTIRSQPPMIADELRRQVDNFIELDELRDVIGRPPREPVAPPVAADEAVD; from the coding sequence ATGTTCTACAGAGACGAACGGCTGGCGCTGTTCATCGATGGCTCGAACCTATACGCAGCGGCAAAAGCGCTGGGGTTTGACATCGACTATAAACTGCTCAGGCAGGAATTCATGCGTCGTGGAAAAATGTTGCGGGCATTTTATTATACCGCATTGCTGGAAAACGACGAATATTCGCCGATTCGCCCCCTGGTCGACTGGCTGCATTACAACGGCTTCACCATGGTGACCAAACCGGCCAAGGAATACACCGATTCCATGGGCCGCCGTAAGGTCAAGGGCAACATGGACATCGAACTGGCCGTCAACGCGATGGAACTGGCCCCGCATGTCGATCACATGGTGATCTTCTCGGGTGACGGGGATTTCCGTCCGCTGGTCGAAAGCCTGCAACGTCAGGGCGTGCGTGTTTCGGTGGTTTCGACCATCCGCTCGCAACCGCCCATGATTGCGGACGAGTTGCGCCGTCAGGTTGATAATTTCATCGAACTGGACGAATTGCGCGACGTGATTGGACGCCCCCCGCGGGAACCGGTCGCCCCACCTGTCGCGGCTGACGAAGCAGTAGACTAG
- a CDS encoding GlsB/YeaQ/YmgE family stress response membrane protein: protein MPVVFLIIIGAAAGFIATRLMRMETDVITTVAIGIFGALIGGIALRVLLTLTSIAFGFVGAVLGAVLLIWVYRTYFQK from the coding sequence ATGCCAGTTGTCTTTCTGATCATAATCGGCGCCGCTGCGGGGTTCATTGCCACGCGGCTGATGCGTATGGAAACGGATGTTATCACCACTGTTGCCATCGGAATCTTCGGTGCGCTGATCGGGGGGATTGCCCTGCGGGTGCTGCTGACCCTGACCAGCATCGCTTTCGGCTTTGTCGGGGCGGTTCTGGGGGCGGTGCTGTTGATCTGGGTTTACCGGACGTATTTCCAGAAATAG
- the folK gene encoding 2-amino-4-hydroxy-6-hydroxymethyldihydropteridine diphosphokinase, translating to MLQILQPFGQKNEPISAIIGLGANLPSKAGVPKQTLCHALTLLESAEIEIKTTSHLYETPCFPAGAGPDYVNAVAMLSTVLSAVDLLSRLHRVEAEMGRERVSRWGQRTLDVDLLAYGEVIHPDLATFQHWLNLPMKEQSKRVPERLILPHPRIQDRAFVLVPLAEIAPDWRHPVLGRTAKQMRDDLEEAEVAQVKALERC from the coding sequence TTGTTACAAATCTTGCAACCCTTTGGGCAGAAAAACGAACCAATATCGGCGATAATTGGCCTTGGGGCGAATTTGCCGTCAAAGGCTGGCGTTCCCAAACAGACATTGTGCCACGCCCTGACGTTGTTAGAGAGCGCGGAAATTGAAATAAAAACAACAAGTCACCTTTACGAAACCCCTTGTTTTCCTGCCGGTGCGGGGCCTGACTATGTGAATGCAGTTGCAATGTTATCCACAGTGTTATCGGCAGTGGACCTATTGTCGCGGTTGCATCGGGTCGAGGCGGAAATGGGCCGTGAACGGGTATCGCGCTGGGGGCAGCGGACGCTGGATGTTGATTTATTGGCATATGGTGAAGTGATTCATCCGGATTTGGCGACATTCCAGCATTGGCTAAATCTGCCTATGAAAGAGCAGTCAAAGAGGGTTCCGGAACGGTTGATCCTGCCCCATCCGCGCATTCAGGACCGGGCATTTGTGCTGGTTCCTTTGGCGGAAATTGCCCCGGATTGGCGGCATCCGGTTCTGGGGCGAACGGCAAAGCAGATGCGCGATGATCTGGAAGAAGCAGAGGTGGCGCAGGTAAAAGCCTTGGAAAGATGCTGA